TTTCAAGTATTAAGTTTGCCTTGGTTGTCCTTGGTCGAGAGGATGGCACTTTCGTCACCCTTGTTGTTAGGGGGACCGTTCTTAGTGTGGTTGTCGGTTCTGGAGTTTCCATGTCACCAGAGCCAGATTCAGGCTCGGCACCCGAAGCAGATATATATTCCTCGCAATCTTCGTCATCGGTGTTTTCACAACCTCCGGAACCAGAACCAGAACCTGAAATGGGTTCAGTTGTCGTCTGGTCTCGTAAAAGCATACTCCTCCAATAATCACGCAGTCCTTCCATGGTTTGGTCCCAGGCAAACCTCGGCGGATCCATTGTCAATAGCGACGCTGAAGTTGTTGTCCGACCTGGAAAAACGAAATAGAGAACTTTTATACTAATTTGACTTATGACAGGGTGTGAATGATTAAGTTGGAAGGCTCTAGTATTAACTGATCTTAATGATTGTAAATCAAATCAACACAACGTTGAATGATACAGGGCCTAAGGTCTTGGTTTCGACCGTCCCTTACATGGTCATGATGCTTCGCTATTGAGACATTCCCCGTTGCAGGCTGTATGGTCAaccttgtatacatgtactatacgtTCTAGCGTATGAAGAGAACTCTTGCCAGGTCGACAACTCAGCCCTATGTGGAGGCTAGCTGCTCAAGGACCACTGTACGTTCTTCCTGACAGCTATGGTTAAAGTGAATGACCTACATCCATTGCTGCTATCACCTTTGGCACGTTTAATTAAAAGTAACTTCGTCTTCAAACTTATTGTCCAAGATCCTCTATTTCGTGAaccataatatatatttttagggcggattgaaaaaaaatatttgttttaatatacGCTAACTTTCTCATCAAAGCCAATTCGGGAACTTTAACGAGGATTGGACTGTGTTGTACTGTTGCCATGAGAACACCACTGGTGTTCAGAAGATGAGACCCACATGTTCAACCCAAAATTACGACAGAGAGAATCAAACACACCGAACACTATAAAACCACTTTGCTTTGACATTTAACGTATATGTCGTTCAACGAACTGGTATACTTACTGAGGATGTCACGTGAGTCAGCGACGTCTCTTCTTACCCTTCTGAGGTCACCAAAGGTCAAATATGATCTTTTAATGGCTACAACATCCTTATAATTTATGTTATCTTTGTTTCCAAAGTCACCCCACGTTGGTATCTATGACAACAAAAAGTTAATAAATCAGTACCATACTCATAATCTTCTCTcacgtacatgtataaagtcgttctcatactttttttttaaaattaaggCTAACATTTGTAGGATGTCTTAGCTGAGTTCTGGTAAGTTTCCTTGGCAACGGAGTAAAAATGTTAAGCACTATAGGTTATTAACAAAAATGGTAGCAAAATTTagtctagtcctgcttgcagatcaCATGGTCCGTTCTCTTCTTGAAAATACGACAGAGTTATAATGGAGACCCTACTCCAATCCTGCAAGCAGAACTGAGTACAGTTGTGATACCTTTCACGTTAATGTACTTGGACAATTTCCACACATTGTAAACTAACACCATCATTGCTACgtcatatttcaaattcatacTCCACATCAACACGTACGTCGActtgattcattcacccacccTGGTCTCTCGTCGTAAAGAACGTTTTATATCGTCGTAAAACCCTTATGTCCTCTTTACGGTAACGACAGAACACACTCAGCGAGCGAAAGAATTACACTTGCGAGACTGATGTTGTAGAAGCTCACGCATTGTCTGAACTATACTTTTCGTTTCATAAGAAGTTGCCTACGATATTGTATTCACTATAGCTCACATACGCTGTACAACACACTAATAACTGTCAACTAGAACACATCAGAGTTGAACAACTTAGCAGTTATAAAATGTTTCCATTGCTACTTTTACTACCGGATATAAAGACACGAAGAAAAAATCCCGTGTTTTTCACACAATATCCAatcattttaacaaaaaatatcataacCACAAAGaagttcatttttatattttcaatctaGAATGAGGTTGAAATGAttataaaagtgaaaacaaaataaaatgactgtgAAATAATTTTGGTCTGAAAGTCAATCATATTTATCACAAATTCGCAAATTGGTAATTACTGCTATCATGCATTCAAGtttaaaataaagttgagaTATACCAGAAAACAGCAAAAAATGTGTTCACAAAGTTGTGGAGGGAAAATGTTGAGATGAAATATTTGGCGATGGTTTCGTGTGCAATAAATGTCATAGGCGATACAcactatgaaaacaaaaatattggcaCTTGTACCCAACTCTTTGtagttacaaaatattatgtttgttAGATAATCGGTGGGGACTGTTTTTACTTCTGACGTGCACAAGTGATAGTCACCACATTAAATAATAGTGTCTTGATAAGAGACAATGAATACACATCACCCAAGCATATTACCGAAGCCAGTGATAAAAAAGTACGCTCTCTGACTTGGTATGATATCTCGGCCAGCAGGGACCATACATTTCGTAATAGATTTCCGTTCATATCTCGTTATCGAGGGCAAGCTGTCAGGAAGCTGTCCTCTTGCCTGCTTGCGAAGGATTATCCACTTAGCCTACACAACACCACGCATTTTCCCACTAAACAGattttcaacaaatttcatgttttcgtAACGTTTTGATCGAATTTAACCAAATTTTAGACTTAACTTAAAGATAAAAATACTATTAAAATGATGTAGAAATCAAGATTCAAAAGTGATcacaaaattgtattttaacGAAAAAATGTAGCTTTCATGTAACTCATATGCAACATATATacgaggtcaaaggttaaccGGAATACAATGTTTCTCTTACGTGACTGAAGTCAGAAATTCGTCGACATGTGTCATTATAAgtatatatttttacaaaagCTCATCAGCCATCATCACTGTAGGTGTCACGGTCAACGTCAGAATTTCGGAAACACGTTTAACGTCCCAAAGCGGATATGCGCAGCCGGAGAATAGCATTTGAGTCATCAACGTCAACTTCTCTGACATAATAAGACATGGACTAATTACAAATACTGTATACTTGTGTAATACAATCGGACCAAGAGAGaattatatcattttaatacatgtatatcaattatcatcagacctaaccttaaccctaaacAACCTTTTAAACGTCTAGCGCTACTGAAACGCTaccatatctatctatctatctatttctatctatctatctatctatctatctatctatctatctatctatctatctatctatctatctatctatctatctatctatctatctatctatctatctatctatctatctatctactagtatctatctatctatctatctatctactagtatctatctatctatctatctatctatctatctatctatctactagtactagtatctatctatctatctatctatctatctatctatctatctatctatctactagtatctatctatctatctatctatctatctatctgtctgtctgtctgtctgtctgtctgtctgtctgtctatctatctatctatctatctatctgtctctctctgtctgttcaTCTTAAATTTCTATCTATATTATCGTTCTCAagatctctgtctctgtctcccctccctcccttcctctcccatctctctccctcccccctctttTGAATGTGTTGGCAGTGATGAAATAAAAGAGAGAAAAGCAGCTGTGTAACattatatctgtctgtctccttccgtcccccctctctctctctctctctctctctctctctctctctctctctctctctctctctctctctctctctctctctctctctctcgcatatacattgtacaatatcgCATAAATATCTCTGACACAACTTCTCCCAGCAATCAATATACATATCATAACGTTAGTAGTCGATAATGTCAGATATTTCATTCTCACATTACCATAAACGATATTTCTTGTTGTGATGTCTAAACTTACTTGTACTTTCACATATATCAATTATGTCTGCGTTATAAGCATAGTGGACACATTCCAGTGACTGTTTATGGTGATAAAAAACGAGTAAATACACAGACTGCGGAATCTGATGAATAGCTGTGAATAATAACAGCTCATTAGTGTGTTCACCGTCTGTTGATCAACTGGAAATATAAACCAAACATCATGATTGTGGGATCCTGCCTCACCCAGGGTAATATCCGCTAAgagtaaaaaaataatcaagttgTTTACGGTACTCAATACTTTccagttttcaaaaaaaaacggTGATTGAAAAAGTGGAAgtttacaatattatttttcctgccaaaataattgtagtgttttcGTAAAATTCTGTTAAAttcagtttttatttttgacaagaAATGTGAAAAGCACTCTGCTATTTGAAGTTGCACCAAAGGTCTGACATCAATAACGACATTTACgtcaacattttgattttaaatggtCCATTTTTCGTCAAAAACTTGAGCTTCAATCGTGATAACCATTGTCACCTCAAATTTACATAGAACCATATTTACGTCCAAATTTAATTTTAGCCGACGATATTTTCACCAAAGtgttattttttacaatttttctctgaaaattgtagttcttcaattttttccaaaactttgccatatgaaagcttgttcctcgtcatttttgaaataacaaaaggAAATAACCCCCAAAAATCATCAACCCCTTTATCGTTCCATTAAGTAAACAAtctattcggcggccatattggattctacggccatattggatttaaaaatgactaaattttgatatcattttgatctctacttcaaaactttgtatggtgaccccagatctttttaaatgattttaacCTAGAATAGGCTGGAATTTTCTTGAACAGAGTAGCAGTAAAAGTTAGAGTTTATTTACGAGGCACATTTTCCGTCAACGATAgcctttacatttttttaaataaaacattcaacTGTTAGATCTGTAACCTACATTTCAAAACCCACAGTCCACAGTTACTGAATGCAAGTGTTATAATTATAAAGAATTGATTTTCGAGtgaaattttcaacaacaaagGGAAATACATAGACGTTGCGATGTCTAACAATAATATTTTCTACTTCTAAGGTTATAGGTCAAAAGGTTCACTCATTTTAGTGTCAATATTCCACAGTTTGTTTAtagatgaaaataataaatgaagTGTATTGTGCACACAACATGAAACTCTATCTGGCCTATTTCACAGTATATGCACACAAACAGGCTATTGTAAGTACTTTACGCCTCAGGGACCAATTTACCTGAAGATCAAAAAATCTTGATACCaaaattttgtcaaatgaaAGCTTCTTCCTGTTTCTTTTAAAATGATGAAAGAAATTTGACGTTAGTTCAAGTTCACCATCTAGGAATTCGACAAACTTTTACTTTCCCaaagagttaacacagtattcggcggccatattggattctaaaatgactagtcttgattgtgatgtcatttgacctcttttcaaaacaattttattttttatatttcctgacattaactgagaatgggtgtGAGTTTTAATGaagaaagtaacagcaaaaaatGGCGAATTTTATTTCCAAGGCGTATACTAAGTAGAATGACGtataatcatttttttaaactccGATATGAAATTATCCTAATAAATGAGAGGCTGTTTTATTTAACTAGGTCACATTTTACGTCCTATATCTAACATTCTGAATCTCAACAATATAAAATCATGGCCTGTGCCCTTCCAACATATCAAATAAACATGCTCCGTCATTTACACTCTATGGTGGTAAACCTCGACACCTTCAACTTTGACCTCTGTGGTTTCTATCGTTGTAAAACATGTACAATGCGTCATCTAATCCGTCTATTGTTCTCCTTTTTACTCATTCatacacactctctctctctccctccctttctttctttcttttctttccctctctccctctttctttttttctctttctctaTCTGTCTTTCTCTCCCCACCCCCTCTCTGCGTCCCCTCTCTTTGTCTCGCGCTCTAATTCTCTTCCCTCTCCGTCTTCTCTCCCTCACTCTAATTCTCTCCTCCCTATACCTATCTCTCTCTATTTCAACAAGAACAATTAACACAATCTGTCGAACATTCAACACTAGtgttttttcaacttttttgtcATAAATTTCAGAATTAACAGCCCGCAAATAAACTAATTTTACATACTTTCTTCAAGAGGGTATGCTTACCTTTACGCTTTCACTCGCTGTTTTCTTCGATTGGGATCTTAACCATATTTCATCTTTATCGTAGTCTGTTGgctgtaaattgtaatttgatGAAACTGTGCACACCACAAGAAGCAGAACGAAAATAGCACATCCAATCACGTACACAGACCTACTCCTAAGCCGAGAGTTCGTTCTCATCGGTGATGGTCGGTCAGACATTGCGATAACTTCACTCTGGGTCGTTGAACGCGTCTTAAAGTTTTCCTACCAAGATGTAGAAACGCAATGCGTAGATGACAATTCGGCTTAGAGGCTAACTTGACAAGAAACAGGATGTTGAAAGACGGGATAAGTAATCTCGACTGTCATTGGTCATTGAAACCATCGCTATGGTGACGTACAGTCACTTTGTAGATATTCGGCGTATCCGTTACAGGTCTAGCGTTCGCACGATATCAGATCACGTATCGAGAATCCAGAGTCAAACGCTGTGAAGGTTAATCAATTTTTCGACGAAATAAAATAATAGCcatttatgtcatttatgttGACATCAAGCATCTCGTTATTATGACGGAAATTGCAATATATGTTTTACTTATCGTAAATTGTTTGTGTTGAGAGTCAAATTACCACCGAGGGTTTTCGTGTTTTGGCGTCTAAAGATGTCAAATTTAGTTTGAGGAAACTGTTTATTTAAATATGCCGATGATGAATAGTTTCTGTCAACAGTGGGACACTATACTAACTATTAGTTATTTATTTCTCTGCCCCTCTCACTCCCTGCCTCGTGTttagtttgtttattatttttctatTCTTTTCTTTTCGTTGATTTTTAGTTTCATGTTGgtaatagtatgtatgtatgtatgtatgtatgcatgtatgtatgtatgtatgtatgtatgtatgtatgtatgtatgtatgtatgtatgtatgtatgtatgtatgtatgtatgtatgtatgtatgtatgtatgtatgtatgtatgtatgtatgtatgtgtgtgtgtgtgtgtgtgtgtgtgtgtgtgtgtgtatgtatgtatgtatgtatgtatgtatgtatgtatataatatgtgtgtgcgcgtgcgcgtgtgcgtgcgtgtatgcgtgcgtgcgtgtatgcgtgcctgtgtgtgtgtgtccgccTGTCTGTCAATGATGTATTGATTCCATTTTAAATAAAACTATAAAGGGCCATATTATATGACAaactcacaaacaaacaaacattgacTAGTTTAACGTTAggaattttataaaataaatttcctcacagacataaaaaaaatctcaatttgGGAAACAAAACCAAGGAAACGGAAACTCTTTGCAAAAGTTCATCAATGTATATTCAAAATCACTAAACCGATGGTGGCCGTGGCTTGCGTAACAATAatgcaataaattataatgcaaCACTAGACCAAGCCCCATCTAACTTTATGTAACATTTCGCTGAAAAGTTAGTCAGAGACGTATGCAGTGTAAAGTACGGGGTGGGAGTAGTACACCCTTAACCTTAAAACTGCAGTAGTTGCAACTGGGAGCTGCAACTggggtatttttattttacttgtcATCAACAgacaatatattcacagaaaattATTAATTGGTGGACGTGGTCAATTTTATCTGTTAGCAAACAGTACAATAGCAGGTTAAAATTGTCGATGTTACAGGTACCATGTTGAGTTCGGGCTGGAAAGCTATCACGTGATCAACATGACAGTATTTCTAATAAACTGCGAATATtaagcaaatatatatatttttaaattccAGAGTGGAATCAGCTAAAATAAAAGCATTTTTTATGTTACCTCTCCTTCTCTGTGCCAAATATTCGTTTGCAAAATAAATTTCGATCACTTTTGTTTACCCTTATCGTGCTTTCTCATGGTACTATAAACTGACAACAAATTCTCTTTATAAGCAGAAAAAACAATTTATAATTACGAACAGAAAATACGACAATTCCACCCAAATCTGTTCTTATCTGCTTCACCATCAGAAAGGAAAGTAGAATTCACGTTTTGCTTATGATGGTTAAGCCCAGGAAGGTACTACAATCAAAGTAATACAACATGACGCATAGGTTGTCCGGTTTGCTAAAATAGGGTATACTTCACCGCACCCTTTCGAATTTAATCCCATGATGACTTCGGATACTAGCAGATTGATTACGTGTTCCTTGAACCGGGACAAGGAAGTACCATGCTAGAGTGCCCCTATGGCATATCATTTTACAACTTCCATCATTGTTTTCTCCGAAAGCCACTTTATTTTCCAATTATAGCAATACGTTGTGGCGTGACACGTAAACTAGACAATTatacaactgtcgacatcagaccatggacgaacggaacctgttacaaacagggaaagtaaacaactgaattggattaataacacttggatcagcatgttggaagtacagagacttgtattatatcATGGATtgagaagaacagttttatggcctctttagtGTATATGAAATGTCacgggaactggaaatttggcTGTGAACCTAAActattgtgtatacatgtaaagtggccatataacTGTTCCtatcaaataatgaaatgtaatacaagtctctgtacttccaacatgctgtgccaagtgttattaatatGAGGATGGGGAtattgaaccattttagttcttatCCGACAAACACGGTTTTTACTTGTAATGGAAACTATTTTGTATCTCTAAATTAGTATCattgactttatttaatctcgataAATTGTTTCGCCATGAGCTCTTCTTACACATTGtcaagaaacaaaaatattgtctTGAAATAGAATTTATAGAAGATTTTGGCTATAAGGTGGTTCTCAGGCCCACATTGAACTATAGACAAAAAGTTAGGCGAATACCCTTCACAACTAATTTCCCTAAATTGcttccttcttttttttcagactATGAAAGAAGGCGGACAAAACATGCGATATCAAATCAATATATTGATCAAAACTTAATAATAACTTAATAATTAGAATTAGACAGTCTCGTTTCCTGCAATAATCCATGTTACTCCGACGGGGAATTACCATGTGAGAAATCGATACCTCTACCCAAGAGAAATGAACAACTTTAAACTTGAACTCAACCGTTATTTTAGAAGCAACATAACTTTTAAGTCTTAATTTACCAAAGTTTAGATGTTCACATACATTCTCATGCCTTGGATGTGCTTGAATTGATCTTCACCATTaaatgtaagtttatttttgttttatattctCTTCGGTGCAATCAATCGAATATAGGAGTTACCGGTGAGATTCGGAGAGTACCTTATAGATGGCTTACCAACCTAATGATGGGCTAGATGCTGTCTAAGGCGTCGAATCTAAAAATCTCTCTTCACTCCGTCTAGCTCAATAAGAAATCATAAATCTGCAAAGCCCGACTGTTAGAATGATGGGATCATGAcgtcatggacaaatcttaaACTAAACACCCTAAGAAtgctcccaccaaatttcacccgaatctgctcagtagttttggaattatagatttttgaccaatacgacacattttagccctaatttgcatatcacagatgggGATCATCACGTTAAGAATAtatcttaatctaaacaccccttagaatattcccaccaaatCTTAGCCCAATCTGTTCACTAATTTTGGAATcgtagacttttgaccaaaaagacatagccctaatttgcatatcactgatgtacttttaaatcaaagttttttgaccaaaaatcactcaaatcacacactggcaataagatcattttgatttgaacaaattccACCAAAtgtcatggcaattggtccaaCGGTCTTTGACTTTTAgttgtgcacacacacacacacacacacacacacacacacacacacacacacacgcacgcacgcacgcacgcacgcacagtacaggcagacatacactgtcagacagacagacagacagacagacaggctgacacttttccatgcctatagcaccaCTGAACCTAAGAAGCTCAGTTGTTCTAAAGATTAATCTCACAACGAACAAAACATTAAAGGGGGAATGCCACTCCGGAAAATAgctattttgaaattcattcCACTGGTTGTGAAAAGTCAtgccatgattttacatcacataaatttcattcaattgccaagaaacatcaaattaaaactgttttattCACCTCTGTTGTTCTAGCAGCAGTAAACTGTTGCCTCATGGGTCTTAGCATTAGATGAACAAgtattcatgactttatctgaAGGCAACAAGAAAAAATCAGGAATATACAGTCGCAGTGTACCGCTGCTAGAACAGAGATGAACAAGAGTATCAATTTGGTGTTACTTGACAAGTGAGGGAAATTTATGTGATATCTCATTGTGGAATCTAGACTGTCAACAGAcgtcttgatttttttttgtaatttatcttcaATACTATTGTcattgaaattaataaaattaaacataacatggtGTGTGGGacgttccatgaagtcaagtcggattatattttatgtgttcgaATTCTCAGCGAGTAGCGCATgttctgtatgtgcattgtacatgctaaCTATCacattgtatgttataggttatgtatatgcacacaattagtattttaataaaacatattttagaaGGTTTTTTaagaatacaacaaaatataatctgcatCTGATTACAGACTAAGTGAAAtcgtgaaatgactctccagaaccaaaacTTAGTTTATGTAAATACCTTTATTTACTGGAGTGGCATGCCCCTTTAATAAACTTGCAAACACATTATAGAACCACAGAATAAACGACATCATGATGCTTGCTATCAGATCTTTATTCTGTCTAATAATATTCCGAATATATATGAGGATAGTCTGTAAACTGCAGTACTAATGAGCTTACAATAGAAAATTGATTattcttgaaaaaaatataattatcatcACTAGATCTGATGAAACGATCAAGTACATTTACTGTAGTATTTGAAAAACGGTATTCAAACACAAACAAGGTGGGAAACTCAAAACGAGTATGATATGACGTCATTTTCCCATGATCCTTTGCAGTGAAATGGTGGATTTCAGTTCAGTTCAACATTcatacttttttgaaaaatctaGACTTGATGTATGttcttttacattgtatttccaagtagaaaaaATATAGTTGTAGATTAAAAGTACCAAAACAAATCCTAACTTGTCTTTCTAAAACAAAAGATATGCGATTATTGTCtgaatatatatgatgtaaaatctCTCAACTAAATCTTAGCATTTTGTAGTATAGCAAGAAGACTACTAACACCACGTAGATTTCTTTATCTATCGTGACTATTTAATGGTTTCCTTAATCCAGGAGATGAAGTTGCCAACACGAGCATACACGCCGTATGAATCCTCGTCAGCACATTGATCAGGGCGCCCCCACGAGACCGATCCGTACACATAATAACGGAACGTTTCTTCATCTTCAAACATCAAAGGTCCACCGCTGTCACCATGACAAGCGTCCCTT
The sequence above is drawn from the Glandiceps talaboti chromosome 21, keGlaTala1.1, whole genome shotgun sequence genome and encodes:
- the LOC144451494 gene encoding uncharacterized protein LOC144451494, giving the protein MSDRPSPMRTNSRLRSRSVYVIGCAIFVLLLVVCTVSSNYNLQPTDYDKDEIWLRSQSKKTASESVKIPTWGDFGNKDNINYKDVVAIKRSYLTFGDLRRVRRDVADSRDILSRTTTSASLLTMDPPRFAWDQTMEGLRDYWRSMLLRDQTTTEPISGSGSGSGGCENTDDEDCEEYISASGAEPESGSGDMETPEPTTTLRTVPLTTRVTKVPSSRPRTTKANLILESTTSSAPVQTGSQYPITQPHSTTIASSLPMSSSTNALEADTTEIDQITSLKPTTIATTKTTQPEDEEVSASTTARAVENTDSDLIGGRQPEKPKSWFSSWRAAVIIGIVTGLIALAFVTVFVARKIRNREKGAYTIDEGRNYVSSTPGHTIIMESMPNGKEEKDGVNNPTVQKKADPKELFV